The following is a genomic window from Flavobacteriales bacterium.
ATCCCGTTGCTGCTCTGGAGATCCCGGTACAGAAGCATTGCCGGTGAATACCGCGACTTTTCGACAGCGGGAACCAATGCGTCGATCGTGCATTACATTGGATGCCCTTGGCGTCCTGTGCCTCCATCCAGGTTCATGAAGCATCGCATGCCCGGCTGCACTGCGGAGGCGTTTGCTAGCGGCGGAGGGCTGGAAACCGAAAGCCTACAGCGGGCGGCCGGAAGCCTTCAGCGGGTGGCCGGAAGCTGGAAGCCTGCGGCTGGAGGCTGGAGCTGGAGGCTGAGGCCGGAAGCTGGCGGCTGGAAGCTGGAAGCCTGCGGCTGGAGGCTGGAGGCCGGAAGCTGGCGGCTGGAGGCTGGAGGCCGACAAGCCTGGGACCTACCAAGGGGTACTTCGAAGAACCTCGAACGGATGGCGCACGCAGCTATCGTTCGGTCAGACGAGGCGCTCCGAAAGGAGGATACTGAAACGAAGTATCCGACTGAGGAGCAACGAAGTATGACCGAAGGAGAGCAAGTGTATACGGCCCGAGAGCCTGCCATGAACGCCGCCGGAGCGAGGTTCTTCGAGGTACCCCAAGGGAACCTCACCAACGATCGATGAAAGAAGCCCCGGCGCTTGCAACACCAGGGGCCTCGGTTACTCATGTTCCACCTAACCCTCGCTAAAAGGGAAACGAAACAGAGCAGCGCGAAGATAAGGTGCCACCGCCGAGCCACCCAGGCAGCGCCGGGCCGTGCAGACACGGTCTCTCAGCGGAGCCTTGCCGCACCCCGCGACGGACAAGGACTTGAACGGAGCGGAAGAGGACCGGAATGATGCTCCCGGCTACTAGGACGAACAGAACTTTCGACTGATGAAGCGATCAGGCCTTGCCGCAAACTACGTTACAAAAACGATCCGGGACGTGATAACCGCCTCGGGTCTGTTGACCTGCGGTGTAGCACAAGGCCAGAACTGGGTGCCCAACCCGGGGTTCGAAGAGGCGGATACGTGCATACACCAGCTTGGTCCCGGTGGCTTGCAGGATTGGTACAGCGCCTATCTGCATTTCGATCGCTTGCAGGCTTGTCTTGCGTATGGAAGCACGAATGGATTACCGATGAATGCATTCACTTTTCAGGATCCCTTCGAGGGTGGATCGTGCATCGGGCTATTCTCGTACCACCTGAACGGCTTCGAGCAGCAGCGCGAATGGGCCATGGTGCCCTTGTTGCAACCTTTGGAGGTGGGCCAGATGTATTACTGTAGTTTCCGGGCCAACGCGGCTTTCGGGGGCAATGCGCAGTATCCCACCATCTGGCTGGCCAGTAGTAACATCGGCATGCTTTTCACTACGTACGATCGGCATTGGTACCAGGGCGATGCGTACCCGGCACCGCTGAACATGGCGCATGTGTTACGCACCCAGGTTCTGTCGGATACAGTGGGCTGGACCTTGGTGAGCGGCAGCTTTGTGGCGGACAGCGCCTACACCTACCTGATGATCGGCAACTTCTTCAGCAATGCGCTCACCGATACACTGCATTTCGCTGATCCGGATTCCGTATTCCCCTGGTATCCATGGGGCTATACGCTGATCGATGCGGTGTGCGTATCGCCCAAACCGATGGGCTGCGATCTGGGCCAGGATGTAGAAGAGGTGAAGGAGGAAAGCGGGGTCCTGTTCCCCAACCCGGCGAGCGATCAGTTGTTCATTGTCGGTCGTACCGGTGCAGAATACCAGGTGCTGGATGCGCTGGGCCGAGCCATGGCGCAGGGCAGGGCGCTGAACAATCGCTGGGGGTTGGATGTGGGCGCATGGCCACCTGGCGCATACATCATGCGCTTGGCCACGGCGGGAAGGATGGAAGTTCGAAAGTTCGTTGTAGCGGAATAGGGAGCATCATCCCGGTCCTTTCGGAAATTACTTAAAACGAAAGGACATGAGAACGAGGGTTTTACTTGCACATGCCTTGTGCGGTGTGTGCCTGCTTACGGCGCAGCGCGCCGGTGCGCAGGCAACGGTGCTTGGGAATTTGGGCGGGCCTGGCAACTATTCTGGCTGGAACGGCGCGAGCACCCTTCCCTTGGAGGTCCGCCACAACGGCAACCAGCCGATCCAATGGTGGACGGACAGCATCCAGCGGATGCAGTTGTATCACACCCGAACGGGCACCTTGCAGCTGCTCGGCGGTGGTTCGATCAACGTGCAGCAGGATGGCTACCTCGGCTTGAGCGGCACCCCTGGGTTTTTCGCCACGAACGGATACGGGCCTTTCTCGCGATTGCACCTGGCCGACCTGGACCCCAATAGCGAGGGCCAGAACCACTACAACCAGCCATGGGGATACCGCAGCTGGATGAAGAACGGCGTCACCCTGACCGGCAACCACGATCACGCGTACATCGGCCAACGCTACTACGGGCACGACAGCACGGACCTAGTGATCCACTGGAGCGATAACGCCGAAAAGAGCCCCTTCGGTCCTGATCGGTTGCGCTTCATCTTCACCACGGACAACACGGGGGCGACCCAGGGTTCGCGCAGCCAGGAGGGCCTGGAGTTCATGCGCATGTATCCGGTGAACCAGAACCAGGGCTTCGTGGGCATCGGGGATTTCGCGCGGCCGGGGATATCGCCCGATCCGGAGCCCAGCGAGCGGTTGGACATCCTGGATCAGACGATCCGCATCCGGCGGTTGGTCCCGGATTACGAGGACGACCAGTTGGACCGCCTGGTGGTGACGGACGCCAACGGCCGGTTGCATTGGAGGGATGTGAGCAGCCTGCCTGCACCGCCGGACAATTGCGAATGGACCATGGGCGTCAACCCGAACCCCAATCACGTATGGACCGCCGTGGGTCCTGCGGATCCGGATTGCCCGGATGGCGAGGATAACGTCGGGATCGGCACGAACAGCTTGGTCGGAGGCACGAAGCTGAACGTCATCGAGAACACGCCCCATGCCAGCTTGTCCAACAGGGGCATATTCGTGCGCACCGAGATCCCTGCGGGTTCCAGCGGAGCGGGCGCCACGTGCGTGGGGGCTCGCGCAGAGGCGGCGAACGCTGCGACGAACGTGGGCCTGCTGGGTGCCGCCATCTCCTCCAACACGCTGTCGGCGGGCATCAACTATGGGATCGAGGGAACGGCGACCGCTTCGGGCACGGTGACGAACAACCATGGCGGGCACTTCACGGCCGCAACGGCCAGTGGTGTGGCGGTCACCGCGAACCGTGGGGTGTTCTCCCGAGCGACCAATAACGCCGCAAGCGCACTGAACTGGGGCGGTCAGTTCGAGGCCTATAGCGCGGGCACCTCCGCGTCGAACCGAGGGGTTGAGTCCTATGTGCAAGGCGACGGCACCGCACAAACGAATTTCGGCCTGCGGAGCTACCTCTGGTGCCCGGGTGGGAGTTCGGCCAACTTCGGCGTCTGGAGCCGGGTGGATGCGCCGAGTTCAAGCAACAACATCGCTGTGTACGGCGCTGTGCCCGACACCTTGGCCAACAATTGGGCCGGCTTCTTCCAAGGGCGCGTGCAGGTGACCGGCAGCATGTGGAACAACGGGACCTACATCTTCTCCGACGCGGACATCAAGACCAACGTGGAGGACATCGAAGGACCGACAGCGGCCGATCTGCTGGGTCAACTGATGCCTCGTTCGTACAACTACCAAAGCGCGCAGTACCCGCAGTTGTATCTGCCCGGCGGAGAGCAGTACGGTTTTCTTGCACAGGAGGTGGCGCAGGTGATCCCGGCGGTGGTGAGTAGCACCACCGTACCCGAAGAGGTGGATAGCCTCGGCCAGGTGATCCATCCGGAGATGGACGTGGAAGGCATCAACTACACGGCGATGATCCCGTTGCTCGTGGCGGGGTTCAAAGAGCAACAAGCCACCATCAGCAGCTTGCAGGACCAACTGGCCGCCGTGCAACAAGACCTCGCTTCGTGCTGCGCCGCCCATGGCGAACCGGATCAACGCAGCATGAACCCAGGAGCAGGAGGTGCAGGCGCGGCCGAAGTCCTGCGCACCGACCTCTTCATTTTGCCCAACCCGGTGGCGGACCTCACGCAGCTGCGCTACACGGTGGCCGTGCCGGGCCGCGCGCGCCTGGAGGTCAGCGATGCCCATGGCAAGCGGCTGGAGGTGCTGGAGGAGGCCGTGCGTGAGGTGGGGACGTACACCCGCGATTGGACCACGACCGACCTGGCGCCGGGCACCTACCACTGTACCCTCTACCTCAACGACAGCTTCGTGGTGAAGAAGGCCGTGAAGGTGGCGCGGTAACCTTTTGCTGAACCTTGGCCGAGGGCCGCTTCGCGTTCGCGGGGCGGCCCTTGGTGCATGGGCCCATGGCCGCATGCCCTTCCCGCCTCAATTCCCCTTGCCCCGCCGCTGGCGGCGCTCGGCGCGCCGTTGGGGATCCTCGTGGAAGAAGTAGCGCAGGTCCACCGTGAGGTAGCTGCCGCTGAGGCCGGTGAGGAGGGCGCGGCCCACGCTGTTGGCATCGAAGTAGGTGAGCTCGGCCACGGCCATGTCGTCGAAGGCGCGGTGGTAGGTGGCACCGAAATAGAAGTAGCCCGAGCGTTCGGTGCGGTACTCGAACCCGATGTTGCCCACCGCGCCCACCTGCAGCCAGTTCCTTCGGAAGAGGTAGGCCCGCGCATCGTCGGTGTTGTTGATGGCGTCGCTCGGGTACATGTCCAGGCTCGCGCCCAGGGCGGTGTTCATCCAGGTGCGTTCGCCGAGGCGGATGTAGACCAGCAGCAGCACGGGCACCTCGTAGCCCACGTAGCGGATGCGTCCGCTGCCGGCGATGTCCACCGTGTCGTTCAGCAGTTCCCAGCGGTAGTTGCGGCGGATCTGGTGGATGCCGGTCTCCAGCGACAGCATGCGCGTGAACCCGTGCCGCACCTGCATGCCGAAGCCGAACCCGCCGGTGAGCTCCACGCTCCCGCTCAAGGCACCATCCTGCACCTCCACGCGCGGGTCGAAGAAGGACAGGGGCACCACCGGCTTCACCTGCATGCCGAACGTGGTGACGCCTTGCTGGGCTTCAGCGCGCAGCTGGAGGAACAGGAACAGGAACAGAAGAAGGCGCAAGCGCAGGAGCCACGCTGTCATCCGTGCCGTCGGCGCGCCAGCTTGGTGCAGGCGCTTCAGCGTCCCGAACGCTCGTCCACCAGGAGCTGTTGTCCCACGCGGAGGATCGAGCGCCGGGTGATTCCGTTCAGGTCGCACAGGGCTTGGATCGACGTGCCGTATTGCTCGGCGATGGCGTAAAGATGGTCACCTTTCGCCACCGTGTGGAAGTGCGTGCCCTTTGGATAGGCGGCGTAGGCGTGGCGCGTGCGCTTGATCACCAGCGTGTCGGCCTGCAGGGTGCCGGTGGACAGATCGATGATGCGCGCCGGGTCCAACGGCATGCCGCGGAAACGCACCTCGAAGTGCAGGTGGCTGCCCGAGGAGCGACCGGAGCTTCCACCGAGGCCGATCAGCTCGCCCGCATCCACCACATCACCGGCCTTCACCTTGAAGCGGTGCAGGTGCGCGTAATACGTTTCCAGGCCGTTGTAATGGCGCACCACCACCACGCGGCCGTAGCCGTTCTGCACACCGGCATGGCGCACCACGCCCGGGAAGGCCGTGCGCACGCTGTCCCACACGTCCAGGTCCAGGTCGATGCCGTTGTGCGGGCGGCCGTCGCGCCAGCCGAACCGCGAGGTGAGCGGACCGTTCACCGGCAGCGTGAAGCCGCACTGTGCTTCGCTGTCGATCAGTTGTAGCAGCAGCACGCTGTCGTGCACGGCGGAGGCGGGCGTGCAGGCATGCACGGCCAGCGTGTTCCAGTCGGCGTACAGGCCAGTGATGTCGTGCGTGGGGTCGTCCAGCCAGGCCAGCAGGCCACTGCGGTCCACCTCACCCTGGGTGGGCATCTGGGCGCTGTACAGGTTGATCTCGTTGATCAGTGCGTAGGGCACGGTGTCCAGTTCGAAGAGGGAGTCGATGAGCTGGATGATGCCGCCCTCATCGAGCCCGCGGATCCGTTTGTAGAGCGCCAGGTCGCGCAGCAGATCGGCCGGAGGGTCCGTGAGCGCGCACAGGGAATCGAGCATCGCATCGAGCCGGTCGTCGGTGAGCGCTTCGCCTTCGGAGAGGGTGCGATCGCCGTACATCACCAGGGCGGTGAGGGTGTCCGTGCGCAGGGTGTCGCTGCCGGGCGGAACAGCGGCGAACGCCCGCCCGGTGAGGCCGGCCAACAGAAGGGACACGTGCAGGAGCGCGCGCATGCGGGCGTGTGTACGCGTGAGGGGGTGGCGAAGATACCCGGAGGGGTGCCCTGTTCCCGGTCCATCGACCAGCGCGACCATCCGATCGCTGGATCGCTGAAAAGATCGGACAAAGGAGTGCGAGGCGGTCCTACACCTCCTGCCAGGACATCAC
Proteins encoded in this region:
- a CDS encoding T9SS type A sorting domain-containing protein, which gives rise to MKRSGLAANYVTKTIRDVITASGLLTCGVAQGQNWVPNPGFEEADTCIHQLGPGGLQDWYSAYLHFDRLQACLAYGSTNGLPMNAFTFQDPFEGGSCIGLFSYHLNGFEQQREWAMVPLLQPLEVGQMYYCSFRANAAFGGNAQYPTIWLASSNIGMLFTTYDRHWYQGDAYPAPLNMAHVLRTQVLSDTVGWTLVSGSFVADSAYTYLMIGNFFSNALTDTLHFADPDSVFPWYPWGYTLIDAVCVSPKPMGCDLGQDVEEVKEESGVLFPNPASDQLFIVGRTGAEYQVLDALGRAMAQGRALNNRWGLDVGAWPPGAYIMRLATAGRMEVRKFVVAE
- a CDS encoding tail fiber domain-containing protein; the protein is MEVRHNGNQPIQWWTDSIQRMQLYHTRTGTLQLLGGGSINVQQDGYLGLSGTPGFFATNGYGPFSRLHLADLDPNSEGQNHYNQPWGYRSWMKNGVTLTGNHDHAYIGQRYYGHDSTDLVIHWSDNAEKSPFGPDRLRFIFTTDNTGATQGSRSQEGLEFMRMYPVNQNQGFVGIGDFARPGISPDPEPSERLDILDQTIRIRRLVPDYEDDQLDRLVVTDANGRLHWRDVSSLPAPPDNCEWTMGVNPNPNHVWTAVGPADPDCPDGEDNVGIGTNSLVGGTKLNVIENTPHASLSNRGIFVRTEIPAGSSGAGATCVGARAEAANAATNVGLLGAAISSNTLSAGINYGIEGTATASGTVTNNHGGHFTAATASGVAVTANRGVFSRATNNAASALNWGGQFEAYSAGTSASNRGVESYVQGDGTAQTNFGLRSYLWCPGGSSANFGVWSRVDAPSSSNNIAVYGAVPDTLANNWAGFFQGRVQVTGSMWNNGTYIFSDADIKTNVEDIEGPTAADLLGQLMPRSYNYQSAQYPQLYLPGGEQYGFLAQEVAQVIPAVVSSTTVPEEVDSLGQVIHPEMDVEGINYTAMIPLLVAGFKEQQATISSLQDQLAAVQQDLASCCAAHGEPDQRSMNPGAGGAGAAEVLRTDLFILPNPVADLTQLRYTVAVPGRARLEVSDAHGKRLEVLEEAVREVGTYTRDWTTTDLAPGTYHCTLYLNDSFVVKKAVKVAR
- a CDS encoding peptidoglycan DD-metalloendopeptidase family protein, translated to MRALLHVSLLLAGLTGRAFAAVPPGSDTLRTDTLTALVMYGDRTLSEGEALTDDRLDAMLDSLCALTDPPADLLRDLALYKRIRGLDEGGIIQLIDSLFELDTVPYALINEINLYSAQMPTQGEVDRSGLLAWLDDPTHDITGLYADWNTLAVHACTPASAVHDSVLLLQLIDSEAQCGFTLPVNGPLTSRFGWRDGRPHNGIDLDLDVWDSVRTAFPGVVRHAGVQNGYGRVVVVRHYNGLETYYAHLHRFKVKAGDVVDAGELIGLGGSSGRSSGSHLHFEVRFRGMPLDPARIIDLSTGTLQADTLVIKRTRHAYAAYPKGTHFHTVAKGDHLYAIAEQYGTSIQALCDLNGITRRSILRVGQQLLVDERSGR